A stretch of DNA from Castor canadensis chromosome 2, mCasCan1.hap1v2, whole genome shotgun sequence:
CTATAGCCATGCAAGGTAGGGGATGGTCTTCCCATGTTACAGTTGAGGAAGTGAACTAGAAACATGTGCTCACTTTCCCCAGGCTCCCTGTTAACAAACGATGGAGCCAGGATTGTAATTCCTTATGCTTATGATCTGAATGCCTTGAATAACCCTTCTAGAAGGTAGTCCTAGGGGATGCTAGGCACCCTGCTGCTAAGCACCTAAAGAAAGGGGTTAGAATTGAAGTTGACAGGGTTAGGCCAGTTGGTCCCATGGTTTCTCCCTGCCTGCAAACACTTCACTGTGGACAGGCCCCAGGTCCCTGTATATGTGCAAATCTAATTTGGGACTCTTTgctcatcatttttattatttgcccTCAGTACTGTTTTTGAGTTGAATTTTCTCACCGAGGCATACTACTTTCAGAGAtgccttaaaaaagtaaattctgtaaaaatttatgacttttaaaaagttaaattcagCTTTGTTTCCTCTGCAGCTCTTTCTCCAGACTAGGGTAGTTAATATTCCTTGTACTCAAACTTCAGTGTATTAGGGGAACTCTTTTATTCTAGAAATCAGATTTAAAGAATAAGGCTTTTAATGAGACAAATACCATTCTGTGTGGAAGTAACCATTCCTTAGCATGTCTATTGGGTTGTACTTTGGATTTCTTAAGGGGAGGGAGTTCACCACACACCCATAGTGGGTGTTTTTCACAATGACACTTCTAACAATTAATTCATCccttcctcctccaccccacccctttttatttttctagatcaCACACCCAGCTGGCTGTATGTCTCAGTTTATTAAGTTTTTCGGGGAGCAGATCCTCATTCTCTGGAAGTTTGCCTTACTTCGGAAGCGCATTTTGATATTTTCTCCCCCACCTGTGGGCGTTGTGTGCTACAGAGGTAACTGGAAACCTGAGGTCAGGGCCTCTTCCTAAGTTCCCAGGAACTAGGACAGTCCAGACAGCAACTGCTCCAGTCTTTGCCTTATTGACCACAATCAGAAGAACTTTGGCTATATCAAGGGGATTGAGTGTTTTAATCCTGGGAGTAAGCTGATTAGACTTGTATTTTAGAATGTGGAGTCTAGAGGCAATGAGTAGATGGATGGGGGTGACACATCCATGTGACAAGTGTGCACTGCTGTAGACCTGCCTGAGAAAATGTGTAGTTGGCTCAGGGCCTCTGGGGACAAGTTGAGCTGGAAATGAAGATTTGAGAATAGCATAAAGACCATCATGATaggctgtaggcatggctcaagcggtaaataCTTGGGTTTCTTTTGGTTCATTGTCCTGGAAATCAGGAACAGTAACGCCCAGTTCTTGATGAGAGCCTTTTGGTGAGAGAGTAGAAGTAGGTATGTACGTGAGAGCAGTGCGAGGCTTGCTTTGTAACACTCTGCTCTCTCAAGATAACTGACTGTCTTGGAACCATAGTAATAAGTTCATGAGACAGAGCCCCCATGACCTACTTCTCTCTTGAAGGCCTGCCACCTCTCAGTACCATACATTGGGGACTAAGCCTCAGCATGATTTTAGTGTGGACTAAAATCCACAGTCCACACTAAACAATAGCAGCTTCTTTGTAGGCCACCTGTTCAGAGAagatgtttctttcctttttatttttttttcctttatatggtactggggtttgaatgcaggacctttgcttgctaggcaggcattctaccctttgagtcacacccctagccaTAAGGTGTTAACCAGCAGGCTTGGGTGGGGGACAGCACATGGAAGGGCAGACTCCCTTCTCACCTGCTCAGTTCCCCCTAGtgtactgctgctgctgcttagCCAATGTCTCTCTGCCTGGCATCGGGGGGACCATTCCTGAGTCCAAGCCTTTCTTTTATGTGAACGTGGCTGACATCGAGAGCCTGGAGGTAGAGGTGTCCTATGTGGCCTGTAAGTAGTGAgccctcccctcctcctgcccccatgTCCAAGCCCTTCCTGCCAGACACAGGTTCCTGGGCTCCCTGTTTTGCTGGTGAGGTTGTGTTGGTTCCTTCAGTGGTCCCTCAGGTTCTGGCCTCCTCAACCTCGGGTTTGTAGGCACCACGGAGAAGATATTTGAGGAGAAGCAGGAGCTGTATGACGTCTACGTGGATAACCAGAATGTGAAGACACACCACGACCACCTGCAGCCCCTGCTGAAGATCAACAGTGCTGACAGGGAGAAGTACCGGCGGCTCAATGAGCAGAGGTAGGGGCAGCCCAGGTGCTGTGCTTAGGTGTGCCACAGGTGCTGATGTGATGGGCACGTCCCAGGCCAGCACTGCACTGAGAGACAGTCAGAGGCTATGGGTGCTCCCACCTTCTCAAGACTGCCCTGGAGTGTCTGCAAAGCTGGTTGTTCCACCCCTTCCCTTAAGAAGCTTTGTTGCCAGGGCATGGGCTGCCTATACCCTGGAAATGAAAGGCAGCCTGTGCTGGAAGAAGTCTGGCCCCATATGTCACCCTCACAAGGGGGCAGCAGTAGACATCGGTGGATTTTGGAAACTGAAAGCTAGCAAGGGGGCAATTGCACTAGCTTCCAGAAACTCTCCTGATGACCTTGTTTAtctgccgtgtgtgtgtgtgtgtgtgtgtgtgtgtgtgtatttggaacaaccatttattgaacatctacaCTGTGTAGATGAATATTAAAACTTGTTTATTATCTCATAGAATTCTTAATAATGCGGTTATCTTATGAGATACATGTTATCATGGTCCTCCCCATTTGATGAACAACATCAAAAGATCAGCAGTTGCCTAAGGCTACCAGGGGCAAAACTAGCTATGGCCCCTGGGATTTTGAGTCAATCCCTGTTTGTTCTTTTCCTGGCCCTTCTCTCCCTGCCTCTGGATGGGCCCTGCTCTGGCCTGAGCTGCTCCCTAGGCAACGTGGCCCATTGCAGATGCCTGGCCTCTGGCCAAGCCTGTGGCTGGGGCTCTGTAGCCACCCTGAGTCTGATGGTGCTCTCTGTTTTGACAGGCAGATGCTGTTGTACTCCCAGGAAGTGGAAGGAGACTATAATCCTTGTGAAGAGGACCTCTTTGTGCTGTGAGTTGGCCCAGACACTGGCTGTGGGTCCCTGAGGATCTCTTCAGCACTAACTTCTGCATAACCTCTATCCCTCCTATATCACCCACTACAGGCTACAGTGTCCTTTCTTGCTGTCAAGGGCTGTTAGAGCCAGGTTCTGGACAGAGCCACCCTGAGCCCTAAAAAGGCTATTAGAGGGAGCACAAAGGCAGGGGAAGAGGCAGGGGCAGGCCAATGAGAAAACAGGAGTCCTGGGGTGTGCTTCCTTGTTCAACATTTGTATCCAGGATGTCCACCACATAGCGCTTCTGTTCCTCAGGGCTCAGGGACTTCCCCTGAAGGGAGCAGTTTCTGGTGCTGAGCATTATGGGATAATCTGAAATTTTAACTCTTAAATCCAATGGTGTCTCTTTCCCCTAGATCTATTGGTGGTCAGGCACAGGTCCTGGTCTTTACTCCTTCCAGCATTATAAGCAGCCATGTAAACTGAAACAGAAGCAAGTCTGCTAGCTTTCTGTTTGGTCTTCTTGCCCCATGTGCTGGGATGGGCTTGGGGAAACAACACTCACAGTTAGGACAGTTCCTAGCTTTGATGTGGAAGTGCACTGTGGACGCTTCCATAGTGGCTCAACCCGATTTTCAGTGTACTTTTAGATGCTCTCACACTGTGTGGGTTTGCAGGTCTCCAGGAACTGAGCAGAACCATAGCTTGTCAATGTGTAGCACAGGCTATATCAAATTCTGAGAACCCAAAGCTGCCCTTGGCAGTAGGCACATCTGCCAACCTAGTGCTCTGAGCAGCACTGCTTAACCTGACTATTAATATCTTTCTGAACACGgcttgttttgtggtactgggattgaacccagggtcttgtgcatgctaggtaggcactctaccacttgagacatgtccctttgattttcattttgtttttgagacaggatcttgctacctCTTTTGCCCTGGTTTCCTTGAAacatgagcctcctgcctcttaagtagctgggattacaggtgtgcaccaccatacccagcatgaACATGGCTCATTTATTCATGCAGAACTCAAAgccatgattttcaaattttgctGTGTGTATAATCCCTCCTTCCCCAAAAGCGTAATCCCCAAAAGAGAACAGACACCTAGGGATACAACCAGTTATGCCAGTCTTAGTGGCCCTGGCCCGCCTTCCTGTTCTCTTATAATAAGCCTCCCCTCCTAGCACTGCTGGGTTTACAGTAGCCCCGTGGCTGCTGTAGCCCCTCTGAACCCACCTCCCTTTCTGTCCACAGTGGCCTGGGGCTGTAGGGTCAGTGCAGGGCCCTCTGCTCTCTGCCACTGGCTCTAGTGGCTTGTCCAGAGCTTTGATGAATGTACATTTCAGCTTCTCTTGAAGTCTTGGTGTCAGAACTGCTTTGTAAGGTTTTGTGTTTTCAACTGCCTTCCCTGATGAcaaagcagaagagagaaagcaGTATGTGGTACCTGTCCCTAGGGCTGTGTGTACACTACTAATGACTTCCCTCTTCCACAGGGAAATCGTGTTGGCAGTCAGGCTATCGCCCACTCAGACATTTCTCCATCATACCGCAATTCACGCCAAATGGTTTTCTGGGCTAACCTTACTAGCACTTTAATAACTGCTCCCACGTttactctgttttctttattttgaatttatttctgaagcccttgaaaaatacattaaacaaaACAGCACAGTTTGGGTTCCCCCATGGGACTCTCTAATGAGCTCTTTCtggtcctttcttccctccctttcctgtctTGTAAATGCAGGTTTTTCCTAGAGCAAAACAACCGGATATTCCAGACTTTGTTGGAGGTATCTGCCAGTCAGGACAAAACTCTGACAGCAGAGCATGCCCGGGGCATGGGCCTGGATCCCCAAGGAGACCGGAGCTTTCTTATGGACCTGCTGGAAGCCTATGGCATCGACGTGATGCTGGTCATTGACAACCCCTGTTGCCCATAGGAAGAGTTACATGGGGACTGGCAAGCCACTCAAGTGGGGTGACAACAATTTGTAGTACACCCCAGGCCCCCAATTggcctcatttttttttattaagttgaCAGAAAGGAAGATTGTTTATACTTTGTCACAAATGTAATTTTTgcaatttcctttcttcccttttcccttagGGGTAAGAGAGACTGCCTTGGTTTTGCATCCTGCTTTTAGGACATTGGAATCTCTTCCCAGAGCTGTTGGTTCTTTGGGTTTAGTCTTAGAAATTCTGTCATTAAGAGCAGGCTGAGCTCTAGAAACACTGGGGTGAACTGCTCAGATAGTCTCTATGTCCTTGTCCCTTGATTTATTCAAACataagacaaccatctgtgcagAGTGGCCTTAGATATTCATCTGCCTAAAGGCAGGAACTACCCAGATGACCTTTCAAGGTATCAGATTCTAGGAGTCAGAGTGTTGGGATCAAATCCCTTTTCCTGTTCATGAAGGCAGTATGTCTTCTCTGTTCACTTGAGTAGAGTGAACAGAGAGGGACAAAAACATGTTTCTCACCACATATGAGCTCTAAGGACAGCTGAAAGTTAAAATTACAGAATGAAGTTTTGAAACCCTTCTCAAAGTAAGTGAATTGTGGTCAGTCAATACAATGTTCTTTCTGTAATCATTCTCCTTCCCACTACCCTGAATGGTTGGCAAATTCCTCAGGGCTGGTGTTGGCCCTAGAGCTTGGAAGAAAACTAACTGTacaatttagtttcttaagggaTAAATGTCCTCCTGGAGTAACCTGGATATTTGTCAAGGGCAGAGCAGTGCATGTCTAAGCAGGGTAGAGAAGAAGCTGTAagttttttttgcctggacttggGTTCTATGGAGCCACTGCCCACAGCCCCTCTGGGACAGACACTGGATTTCATATCTAGCCAGGATGAGCTGGTTGACTCAGAAGATGAAGCATGTTGTTAAAAAGACTGTTTACCAATTTGGAGCCCTCACAAACATCTCTTTAGCAGAGGTGACATTCCTTAGGCTAAGTAATTAGGTTCAGAGATCTAACAGATTTGTTAGAGAGAAAATGTTGCAGTGCCTTCTCTTTGGAGAGTGGTCCACAACCTTCAGTGTCAGTGATGATGGCACCTGCTTTCTTAAATGTTTGGTCTGGGCATGGCCCTAGAGCCACCTGCCAGTTTCCTTGGTCTGGGTTACTTGATGACTACCAGTTTGGATGAGAGGGCAATTGTTAACCATAGTCAGAAAGCCTGCTTTTGTGGGTAGAGTATAGGTTTTTTGGCTATACTTAAGAATTTCGACTTGGGATCCTGGGTTGTTGATaacaaagaatttcttcccatgcACCCTTCCTGCCAGGCTGTTACTGGATGTGTCAGTGCATCCATGTCTGTAACCAACACAGAGCCAGGCTAACATCCCCAGCAGAGAGAAATAACCTCTAAATGGATGGGTCATGGTTCCGTCTCAATTCTGGCTTCTTAGGGCTTATTGCTTAGCTCAAAAGTATTTTCACTGTAGCTCCTTGATACAGTATTCAAGAGTGAAGAAATCCATACGTGTGGAAATGCAAATGGACACTGACTAATCAAGGTAGCatcttttatgtaaatatataaataggtTTGGGCACTGAACTGTAAACTGTGCAACtaacacattttcctcctttgcGGTGTAGGTTTAGCCATCCAGTAACATGTTTACGAAACACATCTGTTTATCAGCGAAGGTTTTGCCTGGTCCCCTTTGTGGGCTACCCTTTCCTCCTTGTTCGCAAGGCTCAGTGGGTGCTTTCTTACTAGGGTCAAGTAATAGTGGTGTCCTAGGGCTCAGGGTTTTCTGAGTTGGGAGTGGGTGGCTAGAAATGGCCATCGTCGTGAAAGGAAAGGCCTGATTCTCCTGGAGAACACAGGCAGACCGTTTCTCTGGAATTGGGGGACTTACTAGAAGGACCGTTTCTAAGCACTCCTGCCCCAGACCCTTCTATGTGCAAACACTTTTGTTGCCTGTGATGTTTTAACTGTAAGCAAGGGTGAGAAAGAGGTTCCTGTGATGCCCTTTGAATGGTGAGTCAGGGCCATGGGCTTCTAACTAGGCAGCTGTCTGATATCTCCTGTGTCTTCCTCATGCTCATGCAGAGGGCTGTGGTGTGAGCAGCCCTGGAGGGGAGGGTACTAATGAGGCAGTGGTGCCCACTTTTAGGTCATAAGGCACGGGCTCAATCTCCCTCAGTCCTTCCCTACCTTGCCAACTTCCTCATGGGACCAGAAATATGGTGCACCGCCTCTGCTTGGCTGAACAGAATTCATGTTAGCTCTTCACCAACCTTTGTCACTATCATGCTCAGAGTTGTCAAAGAAGTGGTGCCTCTTGCTTCCCACGTCACCTTTCATACCAGGCTCTGGTCCCCATTCAGAAGTTAGCAGACACAACTCAGTGCCATTTGCTGCCAGATGCTTGTAAGGGGGATTCATTTGTGAAGTAGTAGGCAGCACTCAACAGTGACAGTGGAAGCTAGGAGTCACATGGACTTGCATTTCTGTCACTTTTGGAATGTTCTCTGTAAAAAGCATCTGCTTTTGTTTGGAAGAAGTTAGCAAACACCCTTTGCAGCCTGTAGTTGTAGAAGCTCAGTAGGGGGAAGATGTTTTTACCACCGTTGGCCTCCAGGAACAGGGTTAGAAAATTAGTGTGTGTCCTTCCACCCCTCTACTGGTGGCCATCATCTGGCCCTGTCAGCACAGCGCTTCTGGGGAGCTCTAAGTCTGACTGATCTGCACCACACTGAACTGTGCACTAATCTGGAAATGATGCTGGGCTGCCCCATTCCTGACCAAGTGAAAAGAAAGACCTGGTAGCAAGAATCATTGTGGAGACTGGAATTCAGGTGTTGGTTTGTTGACATCCATGTTAAATATAACAAAAGCCTGTTAAAGTGATTGTCTTTAATTGTGTAGGCTTAGCAGATGGTAATACTCAGCCTTTAGGACAACGTCCAGTTGTTGCCTGGCTTAGGATTCTTTTTCTAGAAGAGATAAGCAGAGCTTATCTTCTACCACACTAAAAAGTGTGGGCCAAATCATTGCTTAGCATTAACTCTGGCTAAACATGCAGCCTTGCTGATACCTGGTATGGATCCATTCCAGTGTCAGTTTCCTACCTGGACTTGTTTGGTCCTGTCAACTATGAGTACAGTCATTGGGAGGCACCTGTCTTCCACACCTGCCATCCACTCTAGCATCTCTTCTTCCATCTGGCTCGGAGAGAGAAGCTGAATTCATGGATGTATCAAGAAAAGTAATTTAGCAAAGAAACTTGTAACTTATCTTgttataaaacacatgaaaatcagTTCCACATGTGAAGGTTCATTTGTTACATAACTCCCTATGATATTATAGCTGGAAGATAAAGTAAATTAAGTCATAATTAGATCACTCTTGTCATTCTGGTGGTGAGGAGGATGAACTTACTACCCGTCCTTATGTACTGAAAGCCCTTCAAACACAGGGAAAAGGTGAAGTTATTCACCTCTCCAGAGGCCTTCAGGGAGCCTCATGTAAAGGGTGGTTGTGAATTAACCTTGTATTGGCAGGGACCTCAGggactgtttctctttgaaactGCACAACCCAGAAAATGAGTTGAGATGCTTTCTCTAGGTCCAGTGTAGATCATGCTTGGAGAGGTAAAGGAGGGAATGGAAGGTGGGGATGAATAAAATTACACAATAATGCTCAGTTCACAGTGAGCTTACCTTAGGGGTAAGAACAGTTCTAAAACAGCCAAGAAATTTAATATGGAAACCAAATATTCTGGTATCTCCTTTAGGTTTCAGGCTCGTAGGCTCTGAACCTGAAAGAAGTCCAGTCCTTCCATCTCCAGCCCAGCAGCTCATCATTACACCCTGTGGCGAGAATCCTGCAAGCCCATAGGGTTACCCTGGCAGGCCTAGTCTCATTCCTTCTCATTTCAGAAAACCCTTTTCTGATTCAGGTAGGGGAGGGGAGGAATTAAGGGCTCCTTTTCAACCCaagtcatgtattttttaaaatatctttattactAATATACCTCTATTCCCAGGAACTATTGGAGCACTCAGTGTTGTGGGAAAAGGCTGTGAATTAAGTTAATGTTTTTCTTGTAAGAAAtggaagtttatttttatattgatgttATTATGTGATGGATTAAGTATAAAATGTTGAAATGGAAGGAAATTTCAAAACTATAACCCTAGAAGAAACAGGCAGCTTTATAATTTAGTAGCAGCCAAGGCCCTTAAAGCTTTACTATCTGAATGTTTTGGAGCACCATTGTGCTGTGTGCACTCAGCAGCACAATGAGATCAACTCAAGAAGCCCAGGAAGgccaacacacaaacacaaaccta
This window harbors:
- the Dennd11 gene encoding DENN domain-containing protein 11 isoform X1, which encodes MVEQGDAAPLLRWAEGPAVSLPQAPELQAGGWARGGGGGARLVAEPPRRREPEESAPSEVLLQPGRLELGDVEEDQVVAVFVVTFDPRSGNMVEWCLPQDIDLEGVEFKSMASGSHKIQSDFIYFRKGPFFGLACFANMPVESELERGARMKSVGILSHSYTLLYRYMHFLENQVRHQLETPGHYSHLAAFYEDKKGVLHAGPGRGSSLPPVYWLPSIHRYMYPEMKITHPAGCMSQFIKFFGEQILILWKFALLRKRILIFSPPPVGVVCYRVYCCCCLANVSLPGIGGTIPESKPFFYVNVADIESLEVEVSYVACTTEKIFEEKQELYDVYVDNQNVKTHHDHLQPLLKINSADREKYRRLNEQRQMLLYSQEVEGDYNPCEEDLFVLFFLEQNNRIFQTLLEVSASQDKTLTAEHARGMGLDPQGDRSFLMDLLEAYGIDVMLVIDNPCCP
- the Dennd11 gene encoding DENN domain-containing protein 11 isoform X3 produces the protein MVEWCLPQDIDLEGVEFKSMASGSHKIQSDFIYFRKGPFFGLACFANMPVESELERGARMKSVGILSHSYTLLYRYMHFLENQVRHQLETPGHYSHLAAFYEDKKGVLHAGPGRGSSLPPVYWLPSIHRYMYPEMKITHPAGCMSQFIKFFGEQILILWKFALLRKRILIFSPPPVGVVCYRVYCCCCLANVSLPGIGGTIPESKPFFYVNVADIESLEVEVSYVACTTEKIFEEKQELYDVYVDNQNVKTHHDHLQPLLKINSADREKYRRLNEQRQMLLYSQEVEGDYNPCEEDLFVLFFLEQNNRIFQTLLEVSASQDKTLTAEHARGMGLDPQGDRSFLMDLLEAYGIDVMLVIDNPCCP
- the Dennd11 gene encoding DENN domain-containing protein 11 isoform X2, which encodes MFARLRRWRIRFVAAGNMVEWCLPQDIDLEGVEFKSMASGSHKIQSDFIYFRKGPFFGLACFANMPVESELERGARMKSVGILSHSYTLLYRYMHFLENQVRHQLETPGHYSHLAAFYEDKKGVLHAGPGRGSSLPPVYWLPSIHRYMYPEMKITHPAGCMSQFIKFFGEQILILWKFALLRKRILIFSPPPVGVVCYRVYCCCCLANVSLPGIGGTIPESKPFFYVNVADIESLEVEVSYVACTTEKIFEEKQELYDVYVDNQNVKTHHDHLQPLLKINSADREKYRRLNEQRQMLLYSQEVEGDYNPCEEDLFVLFFLEQNNRIFQTLLEVSASQDKTLTAEHARGMGLDPQGDRSFLMDLLEAYGIDVMLVIDNPCCP